The window AAGGAATGGACAAGGTGCCGCTCACGCTCGGCCAGGACTTCGCGGGCGTCGTCGAGGAAGTTGCGCCCGGCGCGCGAAGCCGGTTTCGCAAAGGCGACGAGGTCTTCGGCGAAGCGTGGGGCACTTTCGCGCAGTACGCCGTGGTTTCGCTCAAGGACCTCGTGCGCAAGCCCGAGTCGCTCAGCTTCTCAGTCGCCGCCGCGACGCCGATGCCGGCGCTGACCGCCTGGCAGATGGTGATCGACACCGCGAAGGCGTCTCCGCAGAAAGTCTTCCTGATCCACGGAGCGAGCGGCGGCGTCGGCTCCTTCGCGGCGCAGTTCGCCAAGTGGAAGGGCGCCCACGTCGTCGCCACGGCGAGTCGGTCGAGCTTTCGTTGGCTCGAGTCGATCGGCGTCGACGTCCTGATCGACTACAAGAAAGAACGCTTCGAGAAGCGTGTCACCGGCGTCGACGTCGTCATCGATCCGATCGGCGGCGACACGCAGAAGCGGTCCTGGCAGGTGCTGAAGAAAGGCGGAATGCTGATCAACCTGATCGGCGAGATCGACCGGGCGGCCGCGAAGAAAGCCGGAGTCCGCGGGGTCGTCTTCGGCATGACGTACGACACGGACGATCTGAAGCGGATCGCGAGCCTGATCGACCGAGGCATCGTCCGGCCGCACATCACCCGGGTGCTTCCTCTGGGCGAGGTCCGACGCGCTCTCGACATGAACGAAGAAGGCCGCTCCCACGGAAAGATCGTGCTGAGAGTGGCGTAGAGGGTCCGTCCGCGCCCTTACAGGCGCCGTTTCGGCAGCAAAATATATAATAAAGCGTCGACCCCAAATCGCCGATCGAATTCCCTGCCAATCTTCAATCCACTCGAGCCCGTCATTTCCCGAGTGAGGACAAGCGCGGCGACCTTGTCGTCGCCCTTCGCGAGCTCCGCCGCGCCCTTCCGAATTTCTCTGGTATAAATATACTTGGAGGTCCAACATGAAGAGAGTCGCCACTCTGCTCCTGTCCTTCGTCACGGTCCTGTTGTTCGTCCAGCCCGC of the Thermoanaerobaculia bacterium genome contains:
- a CDS encoding NADP-dependent oxidoreductase, with translation MKAARIHAFGSSKKVKVEEVERPRLRKNAALVRVHAAAVNPVDWMVVEKIYNPKGMDKVPLTLGQDFAGVVEEVAPGARSRFRKGDEVFGEAWGTFAQYAVVSLKDLVRKPESLSFSVAAATPMPALTAWQMVIDTAKASPQKVFLIHGASGGVGSFAAQFAKWKGAHVVATASRSSFRWLESIGVDVLIDYKKERFEKRVTGVDVVIDPIGGDTQKRSWQVLKKGGMLINLIGEIDRAAAKKAGVRGVVFGMTYDTDDLKRIASLIDRGIVRPHITRVLPLGEVRRALDMNEEGRSHGKIVLRVA